A region from the Caldicellulosiruptor naganoensis genome encodes:
- a CDS encoding galactose ABC transporter substrate-binding protein: MFNKKKFWIAVVSLVLAISLVLTGCGKKSSGGENSSGTTSEEKKPYIGVAIYKFDDTFMTGVRNAIAKAGEGKAKLDFVDSQNSQSTQNDKIDLFITKKVDVLAINPVDRTAAGVLIDKAKQANIPVVFFNREPLPEDMKKWDKVYYVGAKAEQSGTLQGEIMAEYWKSHPEADKNHNGIMEYVMITGEPGHQDAILRTEYSIKAVEAAGIKTKCLAQDTAMWDRVKGQEKMQAFLASFGDKIEAVFANNDDMALGAIEALKAAGYFKNGKYIPVVGVDATTPGLQAVEEGTMLGTVLNDAKAQGKAVFNLAYVLAKGEKPTKENVGFDITDGKYIWIPYQKVTKENLEEMKKYVNEQ, from the coding sequence GTGTTTAACAAAAAGAAATTCTGGATAGCTGTAGTATCTTTGGTATTGGCAATTTCTCTTGTTTTGACTGGCTGTGGGAAGAAAAGTAGCGGTGGAGAAAACTCATCTGGTACAACATCAGAAGAGAAAAAGCCCTATATTGGTGTTGCGATCTACAAGTTTGACGACACATTCATGACAGGTGTCAGAAACGCGATAGCAAAAGCTGGTGAGGGCAAAGCTAAACTTGACTTTGTTGACAGCCAAAACTCTCAGTCAACACAAAATGACAAGATTGACTTATTCATCACTAAAAAAGTTGATGTGCTTGCAATCAACCCTGTTGACAGAACCGCTGCAGGCGTTTTAATCGACAAGGCAAAGCAGGCAAACATCCCAGTTGTATTCTTCAACAGAGAACCACTTCCAGAGGATATGAAAAAATGGGACAAAGTTTACTATGTAGGTGCAAAGGCTGAACAGTCTGGTACACTTCAGGGTGAGATTATGGCAGAATATTGGAAGTCTCATCCAGAAGCTGACAAAAACCATAATGGCATTATGGAATATGTTATGATTACTGGTGAGCCTGGGCATCAGGATGCAATCTTGAGAACAGAGTATTCAATAAAAGCAGTTGAGGCAGCTGGAATCAAAACTAAATGCTTAGCACAGGATACTGCAATGTGGGACAGAGTAAAAGGTCAGGAAAAGATGCAGGCGTTTTTAGCATCATTTGGTGATAAGATTGAAGCAGTTTTTGCTAACAATGACGATATGGCACTTGGCGCAATTGAGGCATTGAAAGCTGCAGGGTATTTTAAGAATGGAAAATATATTCCTGTTGTAGGTGTTGACGCAACAACCCCAGGGCTTCAAGCAGTTGAAGAAGGAACAATGTTGGGTACAGTTTTGAATGACGCAAAAGCACAAGGGAAAGCTGTTTTCAACTTGGCATATGTACTTGCAAAAGGAGAAAAACCAACAAAAGAAAATGTTGGCTTTGACATTACAGATGGAAAATACATCTGGATACCATATCAAAAAGTTACAAAAGAGAACTTAGAAGAAATGAAGAAATATGTAAATGAACAATAA
- a CDS encoding substrate-binding domain-containing protein, producing MTFAKKSIFRYLLLTAAAALALILLWLSISDILLLKRISNINNFSQNNYTSCAVILPKNEMYWKEFLEEFDQFAQSQKVLTETIFYATESEEAFGLKLALFSKFDFVIICDLFNSPEIKRLIDDLQNQGIKIISILNRNLKDYFDITIGFDYFQKGKIVAQNIKKLAEQKGIHELRIALITNTINQKVADNFEEERIKSYLKQYGIRFSIDSFVIEYGNAKSEKLLQEIIRNPKYNCYYTTEELETLAFIDSLVKNPKDTSFLFIGTGDDSRLLRYRDEGLIDCLIMPNYDELAIRSVLTIKDFEKVHFKKQFIPTSIIVK from the coding sequence ATGACCTTTGCAAAAAAGTCCATATTCAGATACTTGCTTTTGACAGCTGCAGCTGCGCTTGCTTTGATTTTGTTGTGGCTTTCTATAAGTGATATTTTGCTTCTTAAGAGAATCAGCAATATAAATAATTTTTCACAGAATAATTATACAAGTTGTGCAGTTATACTGCCTAAAAATGAAATGTATTGGAAAGAATTTTTAGAGGAATTTGACCAATTCGCTCAATCACAGAAGGTGCTAACAGAGACCATCTTCTATGCAACAGAATCTGAGGAAGCGTTTGGGCTAAAGCTTGCTCTTTTTTCTAAGTTTGACTTTGTAATCATTTGCGATCTTTTTAACTCACCTGAAATCAAAAGGCTTATAGATGATCTTCAAAATCAAGGGATAAAAATAATTTCTATTTTAAATAGAAATCTTAAGGACTATTTTGACATTACAATTGGATTTGACTATTTTCAAAAAGGTAAGATTGTTGCTCAGAATATAAAAAAGCTTGCTGAGCAAAAGGGAATTCATGAGCTGAGAATTGCACTTATAACAAATACAATAAACCAGAAAGTTGCTGACAATTTCGAAGAAGAAAGAATAAAGAGTTACTTAAAGCAATATGGTATTCGGTTTTCAATAGACTCATTTGTGATAGAGTATGGAAATGCAAAGTCTGAAAAGCTTCTTCAGGAAATAATAAGAAATCCTAAATATAACTGCTATTACACAACAGAAGAACTTGAAACCCTTGCTTTTATAGACAGTCTTGTTAAAAACCCAAAAGACACAAGCTTTCTCTTTATTGGCACAGGCGATGATTCAAGACTTCTAAGATACAGAGATGAAGGGCTTATAGATTGCCTTATCATGCCAAACTATGATGAGCTTGCGATAAGGTCTGTTTTAACAATAAAAGATTTCGAAAAGGTTCATTTTAAAAAGCAGTTTATACCAACTTCAATAATAGTGAAATAG